From the genome of Pseudoliparis swirei isolate HS2019 ecotype Mariana Trench chromosome 10, NWPU_hadal_v1, whole genome shotgun sequence, one region includes:
- the LOC130200874 gene encoding WD repeat-containing protein on Y chromosome-like: MLPEEGSNCHKDKLKISEIEELFHQVDVDSGGGLDIEEFQEGMKDFFYDEIKDISAQKEELRTYQEGQYISITTDGVFSYWSDTFENRLEIFLNKKTKSIKLSHKKMKVNGMAYIKELKQVAVASSEGKVLFYSFHELPTLFEIKHALIVEDFNAVCAINYSSNGTKGVLSFGNEQGHLYVLVSENINTNGLFSPDSFEKISKEDYPTLYVSTLLKKNSKQFQCSKTHIFKDIFTEIKYFPAIESLGICGRTSKIMVIAAMPESHRGRFTKTVFESPANKEFFTCVEYSPLNQSLLTGGTDGLLREWYVFKPKVCKKSLKGQGKPITHIEYNPKDEYFVTLSKDKTICLWSERSLLLLESFQVEDMNITPIATLCYNNYNNELVLANTDIGTSLGRGTDAFHNALLSHDKPLCSALYHSIYNQMVSVCRDGMVKVWDILTGKLELKFKLTPDKHVGHSFIAFDGPKRRLITSSQDGKLRLWNFSSATLLEVLPVTLPEEVTGIVTYDNRLFVSIRNSKIIYDLDMDGESNNFLSHPYLEDISSMDVHENTLITASSNGYIAIWNVDEKEVICLINESKSPRIHMPGRKEKGVTGCLVNGGKERRSRKKPSTKMKAKPLILCLKEREFNVYTATLLTSADGYICAWSVNVNGGLLGKFRAVDKEGAFITTMTTDINEKILLTGDSTGKICQWDIHTFCSTKATTKGPFQVLHGWHTSLAQPPLLGSWKCHDTEVVSVNFDISGKEIITAGDSHLQLWKNKGSHIGLFGKDFWEEADQVEADQVEADQTQLKPQKPPLMRVYLKEIPLKAEPFPPMPRASQIVTRPLPKNVKKLFYKAPKTTQVPIEILFKDELEKRQKDSVLKPCYPIPLKATVVFPGLPVPQSKVKQPPAKVSEHVLFSNDKLIEGGADLKQSSPQTLNQTRSKYGRVLKNQQADTIKDNVLTPRPPSTLKATKISVLPNMNKLQIQRVQLTTNQRLNQTRSKYGRVLKNQQADTIKDSVLTPRPPSTLKATEIISVLPNMNKLQIQVALT; this comes from the exons ATGTTGCCTGAAGAGGGTTCCAACTGTCACAAAGATAAATTAAAAATTTCGGAGATTGAGGAACTATTTCACCAAGTTGATGTTGATTCAGGTGGaggactggacattgaggaaTTTCAGGAGGGGATGAAGGACTTTTTCTATG ATGAAATCAAAGATATATCTGCTCAAAAAGAAGAACTCAGGACTTACCAGGAAGGTCAATACATTTCCATCACCACAGACGGTGTCTTTTCCTACTGGTCTGACACATTTGAGAATCGATTGGAGATTTtcttgaacaaaaaaacaaagtcaaTTAAATTATCGCATaagaaaatgaaagtaaatggcATGGCGTACATCAAAGAACTCAAACAGGTGGCTGTCGCCTCTTCTGAAGGTAAAGTGTTATTCTATTCTTTCCATGAATTGCCAACGCTGTTTGAAATCAAGCACGCTTTAATCGTGGAGGACTTCAACGCAGTTTGTGCCATAAACTACAGCTCCAATGGCACTAAAGGAGTGTTGTCCTTTGGAAATGAACAAGGTCATTTGTATGTGCTTGTCTCCGAAAATATCAATACAAATGGCCTCTTTAGCCCAGACTCGTTCGAGAAAATCTCAAAAGAGGATTATCCAACTCTTTATGTTTCAACCCTGTTGAAGAAAAACTCAAAACAATTCCAATGTTCAAAAACCCACATCTTCAAGGACATCTTCACTGAAATCAAATACTTTCCAGCAATTGAGTCATTGGGTATCTGCGGTCGTACATCCAAGATAATGGTCATTGCTGCCATGCCCGAGTCACACAGAGGTAGATTCACGAAAACTGTctttgagagccctgcaaataAGGAGTTTTTCACCTGTGTTGAATACTCTCCTTTAAACCAGAGTTTGTTGACTGGTGGTACAGATGGCTTGTTGCGGGAGTGGTATGTTTTTAAGCCTAAGGTGTGCAAAAAATCATTGAAAGGACAAGGCAAACCCATCACTCACATTGAGTATAATCCAAaagatgaatattttgtcacttTATCTAAGGACAAGACTATTTGTTTGTGGTCTGAGAGAAGTTTGCTGCTTTTGGAAAGCTTCCAGGTTGAAGACATGAACATTACCCCTATTGCCACTTTGTGTTATAACAATTACAACAATGAGTTGGTCCTAGCCAACACTGACATAGGAACAAGTCtaggaagagggacagatgcTTTTCATAATGCATTACTATCTCATGATAAGCCCTTGTGCAGTGCTCTCTATCACAGTATTTACAATCAGATGGTCTCTGTTTGCCGAGATGGTATGGTGAAGGTATGGGACATCTTAACAGGAAAGCTTGAATTAAAGTTCAAACTAACTCCAGATAAGCATGTGGGGCACAGTTTCATTGCATTTGATGGACCCAAGCGCAGACTAATCACAAGTTCTCAGGATGGGAAATTGAGATTGTGGAATTTTAGCAGCGCAACATTGCTTGAAGTTCTTCCAGTTACCTTACCAGAGGAGGTGACAGGTATTGTCACTTATGACAACAGGTTGTTTGTGTCGATAAGGAACTCCAAGATCATTTATGACCTGGATATGGACGGTGAGAGCAACAACTTTTTGAGTCACCCATATTTAGAGGACATTTCCTCAATGGATGTACATGAAAACACTTTGATTACTGCCTCCAGCAATGGATATATCGCTATCTGGAATGTTGATGAGAAAGAGGTTATATGCTTGATTAATGAAAGTAAGAGTCCACGTATACACATGCCAGGCCGGAAAGAAAAAGGTGTGACAGGGTGTCTGGTTAAtgggggaaaagaaagaagatctCGGAAAAAACCCAGCACTAAGATGAAAGCCAAACCACTTATTCTATGTCTGAAGGAAAGGGAGTTCAACGTGTACACAGCCACACTGttgacttctgcagatggctACATATGTGCCTGGTCTGTTAACGTCAACGGAGGTTTGTTAGGAAAGTTCAGGGCAGTGGATAAGGAAGGTGCTTTCATTACCACAATGACGACGGACATCAATGAAAAGATATTGCTCACTGGGGATAGCACTGGCAAGATTTGTCAGTGGGACATTCACACATTTTGCTCAACAAAGGCAACAACCAAAGGGCCATTTCAGGTGTTACACGGGTGGCACACATCATTGGCTCAACCTCCTCTGTTGGGCTCGTGGAAATGTCATGATACAGAGGTGGTGAGTGTTAATTTTGACATCAGTGGTAAAGAGATAATCACTGCTGGAGACAGCCATCTCCAACTATGGAAAAACAAAGGCTCCCACATAGGCCTCTTTGGGAAAGACTTTTGGGAGGAAGCCGACCAGGTGGAGGCCGACCAGGTGGAGGCCGACCAG ACCCAGCTCAAGCCACAGAAGCCTCCCCTCATGAGAGTTTACCTGAAAGAAATCCCCCTGAAAGCTGAGCCCTTTCCACCCATGCCAAGGGCATCACAAATAGTCACCCGGCCTCTTCCCAAAAATGTAAAGAAGTTGTTCTATAAAGCTCCAAAGACCACCCAAGTCCCGATTGAGATCTTATTTAAGGATGAGCTTGAGAAAAGGCAGAAAGACAGCGTCCTCAAACCATGTTATCCAATCCCTCTGAAAGCAACGGTGGTCTTTCCAGGCCTGCCGGTGCCACAAAGCAAAGTCAAGCAGCCTCCTGCCAAAGTTTCAGAGCATGTGctattttcaaatgacaaactcaTTGAAGGTGGCGCTGACCTGAAACAAAGTTCTCCCCAGACATTAAATCAGACTAGGTCTAAATATGGGCGTGTGCTCAAGAATCAGCAGGCAGACACAATAAAAGACAATGTCCTCACACCACGTCCACCAAGCACCCTGAAAGCTACAAAGATCAGTGTGTTACCAAACATGAACAAGTTGCAAATCC AGAGAGTGCAGCTCACTACAAATCAGAGATTAAATCAGACTAGGTCTAAATATGGGCGTGTGCTCAAGAATCAGCAGGCAGACACAATAAAAGACAGCGTCCTCACACCACGTCCACCAAGCACCCTGAAAGCTACAGAGATCATCAGTGTGTTGCCAAACATGAACAAGTTGCAAATCC AGGTGGCGCTGACCTGA